In a genomic window of Methanocalculus natronophilus:
- a CDS encoding sensor histidine kinase, which yields MASNQADTLASAIDPASADRDFEYCFFQEIFESSPDCILLLENGSIRRANAAAGEFFGMDTDELRTKTLFDLSPEYQPDNELSGQKMELYRTQLERGPVRFRWVFTAAGALERTAIVTLTPIRVGSIIRVMVHARDVTPLLIAHQKIESQYRLLQMTNAVISAMHSEESTREALKIVADELDSLFGNIVTAVYLISSDAKVAECAILRENIPDFEELRGYSTIPVHKEPYAEVFQRGNPLFEEIRDLETPGMTGFDALAKRHSPTAVAIIPLVSDDRVFGSVNLFSKGREGFDPDERDLLVSIGREIGGAIQAGMMRDELKQTNDIANLFLDILVHDVNNAHNTIGGALELLTGAGEDERETYTNLIQSALDTAGEIHRNVMTIRSIRRGGDENLKPVAIDPVIQRAAPRGADIRFTQSGAVVYADELLSGIFLNLFGNALKYGGPDVEIQVTVTQDDSNVFVTIADTGPGIPDQEKEQLFSRHLRIGSEKKGLGIGLYICWTLAERYGGTIQVADRIPGYPEKGSAFILALRRAEP from the coding sequence ATGGCTTCCAACCAGGCAGATACCCTAGCCTCAGCTATCGACCCGGCGTCTGCTGATCGGGATTTTGAGTACTGTTTTTTTCAGGAGATCTTTGAATCCTCACCAGACTGCATCCTCCTCCTGGAGAACGGGAGTATCAGGAGGGCAAACGCAGCTGCAGGAGAGTTTTTTGGAATGGATACTGATGAGCTGAGGACAAAGACGCTTTTTGACCTCTCACCAGAATATCAGCCTGACAACGAGCTATCCGGCCAGAAGATGGAGCTCTACAGAACCCAGCTTGAGCGGGGGCCGGTCCGGTTCAGGTGGGTCTTTACTGCCGCAGGCGCACTGGAACGTACAGCGATTGTGACCTTAACTCCGATACGGGTTGGGAGCATCATACGGGTTATGGTGCATGCAAGGGATGTCACGCCCCTGCTCATTGCGCACCAGAAGATCGAATCGCAGTACCGGCTTCTTCAGATGACAAATGCCGTAATATCCGCAATGCATAGTGAGGAGAGTACACGGGAGGCCCTGAAGATCGTTGCAGATGAACTCGACAGTCTCTTTGGCAACATCGTGACTGCGGTCTATCTCATCTCTTCGGATGCAAAAGTAGCAGAATGTGCAATTCTCAGGGAAAATATCCCTGATTTTGAAGAGCTACGGGGCTACAGTACCATTCCTGTCCATAAAGAACCCTATGCAGAGGTATTCCAGAGAGGAAACCCTCTTTTTGAGGAGATCCGGGATCTTGAGACCCCCGGAATGACCGGTTTTGATGCGCTTGCAAAGCGGCATTCCCCAACCGCCGTTGCCATCATCCCCCTTGTCTCAGATGACCGGGTATTTGGATCAGTCAATCTCTTCTCAAAAGGCAGGGAGGGTTTCGATCCCGATGAAAGAGATCTGCTCGTGAGCATCGGCAGAGAGATCGGTGGAGCCATCCAGGCAGGTATGATGCGGGATGAACTGAAACAGACAAATGATATTGCCAATCTCTTCCTCGACATCCTTGTTCACGATGTCAATAATGCGCACAACACCATCGGTGGGGCACTTGAGCTACTCACTGGTGCAGGGGAAGACGAGAGAGAAACCTATACGAACCTGATCCAATCCGCACTTGATACCGCTGGTGAGATCCACCGGAACGTAATGACGATCAGATCCATCCGGAGAGGCGGAGATGAGAACCTGAAGCCTGTTGCGATCGATCCGGTGATTCAGAGGGCAGCACCCAGGGGAGCAGACATCAGGTTTACACAATCCGGAGCTGTCGTCTATGCCGATGAACTCCTCTCCGGGATATTCCTCAATCTCTTTGGGAACGCCCTGAAGTATGGGGGACCTGACGTGGAGATCCAGGTGACGGTGACACAGGATGATTCAAACGTCTTTGTCACCATCGCGGATACCGGCCCCGGCATTCCGGATCAGGAAAAAGAACAGCTCTTCTCCCGCCACCTGAGAATCGGATCTGAGAAGAAAGGGCTTGGGATCGGCCTCTATATCTGCTGGACACTGGCAGAGCGGTATGGGGGTACAATCCAGGTTGCAGACAGGATACCCGGCTATCCTGAGAAGGGATCGGCATTCATCCTAGCTCTCCGCCGTGCAGAGCCATGA
- a CDS encoding PEGA domain-containing protein, with translation MLLIRTIIIAAAALLLCAVANPAAAQMIGGDVGIIEVTSDPSGASVNYGGQYEGTTPLDIRVYATGTPGQQLVISKSGYKTYSTTAPHPGAGETKYVHAVLEPIAPTPTPVYDGYFSITSTPSGATVRIDGHYVGTTPISNHRVSGGTTHRIQVEYSGYESWSERITAYAGETTPVHAALTRRPEQTGSLAIKSSPSGADVYVDGSYRGYTPMTVGNLHPGAHTLELRLAGYDKFSQTVQIYAGQTTSKNVGLQHKSPKTGSIAVKSFPSGAAIYLDGSYEGNTYTNDYFDIIGIPAGSHSLMLRKPGYADYSTYVSVTGGGVKYVSATLSQHPEPATNGRVNVMSQPSGAEVYIDNLFRGYSPFVVPDIAPGSHPITLKVPGYSEWMSTVQVNAGETAQVSATLTPKPAPPQPTPSGSLPVAALGAVAMLGILFIVAKRK, from the coding sequence ATGCTATTGATACGTACGATTATCATTGCCGCAGCCGCACTGCTCCTTTGTGCGGTTGCAAACCCCGCAGCCGCCCAGATGATAGGCGGAGATGTGGGAATTATTGAGGTCACCTCAGACCCAAGTGGCGCCTCTGTAAACTACGGTGGCCAGTACGAAGGAACAACACCTCTTGATATCAGGGTGTATGCCACCGGAACACCGGGACAGCAGCTTGTCATCTCAAAATCCGGGTATAAGACCTACTCAACAACTGCTCCGCATCCTGGAGCTGGAGAGACAAAATACGTCCATGCGGTGCTTGAGCCTATTGCACCCACACCAACACCGGTCTATGACGGGTACTTCTCAATCACCTCCACCCCCTCAGGTGCAACGGTCCGGATTGACGGCCATTATGTCGGTACAACCCCGATCTCAAATCACCGGGTGTCGGGTGGAACCACCCATCGTATCCAGGTTGAGTATTCGGGTTATGAGTCATGGTCTGAGAGGATTACCGCCTATGCCGGAGAGACGACCCCTGTTCATGCTGCCCTGACACGGCGGCCGGAGCAGACCGGATCTCTTGCAATCAAGTCATCTCCATCCGGTGCTGATGTCTATGTTGACGGCTCCTATCGCGGCTATACCCCGATGACTGTTGGCAACCTCCATCCGGGTGCACATACCCTTGAACTCAGGCTTGCCGGATATGACAAGTTCTCCCAGACAGTCCAGATCTATGCTGGCCAGACGACAAGCAAGAATGTCGGACTCCAGCATAAATCTCCGAAAACCGGATCGATTGCGGTGAAGTCATTCCCATCCGGTGCTGCAATCTACCTTGATGGCAGCTATGAGGGAAACACCTACACCAATGATTACTTCGATATCATCGGTATACCTGCAGGTTCACACTCCCTTATGCTCAGAAAGCCCGGGTATGCTGACTACTCCACATATGTCTCAGTAACAGGAGGAGGCGTCAAATACGTCTCAGCAACCCTGAGCCAGCATCCCGAACCTGCAACGAACGGCAGGGTAAATGTCATGTCACAACCATCCGGTGCCGAGGTCTACATCGACAACCTCTTCCGCGGGTATTCACCGTTTGTTGTTCCCGACATTGCACCGGGCTCACACCCAATCACCCTGAAGGTCCCGGGATACAGTGAGTGGATGAGCACTGTCCAGGTCAATGCAGGAGAGACAGCCCAGGTATCGGCGACACTTACCCCAAAGCCTGCTCCACCACAGCCAACACCATCGGGAAGCCTCCCGGTAGCGGCTCTTGGAGCTGTTGCCATGCTTGGTATTCTCTTTATTGTTGCAAAGCGGAAGTAA
- a CDS encoding PEGA domain-containing protein has translation MYRVLIAVVLLAGLATTGAAASEAVIGETITLAGSAAGADRVYLFMIGPNLDRAGVALHDPTLRAAAGQFTEVQVRSSGRWEYRWNTGRAGLDPATYTIFAVNQPRDRHNLHGATYKTIPVTLRSAALTLETGVEKTGSLQVTVEPWGARVEIDGGYAGETPLAIQLPTGGYAVDISCEGYDPFGMNVTIYEGKTTSIIRTLTPVPEPAPLPPETIPETPEAAGWGAALLGAALCIGYRMKP, from the coding sequence ATGTACCGGGTACTCATCGCGGTGGTGCTGCTCGCAGGTCTCGCCACCACGGGCGCAGCCGCTTCTGAGGCAGTTATTGGCGAAACGATCACCCTTGCCGGATCGGCAGCCGGAGCAGACAGGGTCTATCTCTTCATGATCGGGCCAAACCTTGATCGCGCTGGTGTTGCACTCCATGACCCGACACTCAGGGCAGCAGCAGGGCAGTTCACCGAGGTGCAGGTCCGTTCATCGGGACGATGGGAATACAGGTGGAATACAGGGAGGGCCGGTCTTGATCCGGCTACATACACCATCTTTGCGGTAAACCAGCCCCGTGACAGGCATAACCTCCATGGTGCCACCTACAAGACAATCCCGGTGACACTGAGAAGTGCGGCGCTCACGCTTGAGACCGGTGTTGAGAAGACCGGATCACTCCAGGTGACGGTTGAGCCATGGGGTGCCCGGGTGGAGATTGATGGTGGGTATGCCGGGGAAACCCCGCTTGCGATCCAGCTCCCAACAGGCGGGTATGCAGTTGACATCAGCTGCGAGGGGTACGACCCATTCGGGATGAATGTGACCATCTATGAGGGAAAAACAACCTCAATAATCAGAACACTCACACCCGTACCTGAGCCGGCACCTCTGCCGCCAGAAACCATTCCAGAGACACCTGAGGCTGCAGGATGGGGTGCAGCACTTCTTGGAGCCGCACTCTGTATCGGATACCGGATGAAGCCGTGA
- a CDS encoding PAS domain S-box protein yields MPSQSADITGITDLLRKAPRGMSVGEIADAIGINRNTAARYLDMLLVAGKVEMRTFGKAKVFFLSQRIPISAMLNTSSDLVMVLDHDSRIILANDPILSFSGTLKEDIIGKKLEETPLSLFSHPRLTEYLSWRNGNPESVDVIRLLRGDDECFFRQKIVTTVFDDGIPGITMILEDITTQKKAEEALRRSEEMFRTLVSDISDVIWAADETGAITYISPRSEAICGFRPEEMVGRRFTDFMHPKEVESFRRTIHTAIRNQRAWPLVECSIRKPDGESIAIELSANPITVTDADEQLLFLGYRGVFRDVTERNRAVKHVRQWKDFLNSIVENIPDMVAVEDLDTHTLVFFNQAAEEFIGLPREFLVGQKPDKIFPKEFAEEWAETTAAVIRSQGIHEEIQQYPLSPGDDVLILKTKKIPIFSSRGKIRNILAITTDITGEKAGINQEIQPDAAK; encoded by the coding sequence ATGCCATCCCAGTCTGCTGACATAACGGGAATTACCGATCTCCTCAGGAAAGCACCGCGCGGCATGTCAGTCGGCGAGATAGCAGATGCCATTGGAATAAACAGAAATACCGCAGCCCGCTACCTGGATATGCTCCTTGTTGCCGGAAAAGTCGAGATGAGAACCTTTGGCAAGGCAAAAGTCTTCTTTCTCTCCCAGAGAATCCCGATCAGTGCAATGCTCAACACCTCTTCAGATCTCGTGATGGTACTCGACCATGACAGCCGTATCATCCTTGCAAACGATCCAATACTCTCCTTCTCAGGCACGCTGAAAGAGGATATCATCGGCAAAAAGCTGGAAGAGACACCGCTGTCTCTCTTTTCCCATCCAAGGCTGACAGAATATCTCAGTTGGAGAAACGGCAATCCTGAATCAGTCGATGTGATCCGGCTTTTGAGAGGAGATGATGAGTGCTTCTTCCGACAGAAGATCGTCACTACCGTCTTTGATGATGGCATCCCCGGCATCACGATGATTCTTGAGGATATCACCACCCAGAAGAAGGCAGAGGAGGCACTCCGGAGAAGTGAGGAGATGTTCAGGACACTTGTCTCGGATATCAGTGATGTGATCTGGGCGGCTGACGAGACCGGGGCTATCACCTATATCAGTCCCCGTTCAGAGGCGATATGCGGTTTCAGGCCTGAAGAGATGGTCGGCAGACGTTTTACTGACTTTATGCATCCAAAAGAGGTGGAATCATTCAGGCGGACAATTCATACTGCCATCCGGAACCAGAGAGCGTGGCCACTTGTTGAATGCAGTATCAGGAAGCCGGATGGTGAGAGTATTGCAATTGAATTATCAGCCAACCCGATCACCGTCACTGATGCAGACGAACAACTTCTTTTCCTCGGATACCGGGGAGTGTTCAGGGATGTTACCGAGAGAAACCGTGCAGTCAAGCACGTCCGCCAGTGGAAGGATTTTCTCAATTCCATTGTTGAGAATATCCCGGATATGGTAGCAGTTGAAGATCTGGACACCCACACACTTGTCTTTTTCAACCAGGCAGCAGAGGAGTTCATCGGGCTGCCCCGGGAGTTCCTGGTCGGGCAGAAACCTGATAAAATCTTTCCAAAGGAATTTGCAGAGGAATGGGCAGAGACAACAGCTGCTGTCATCAGATCGCAGGGAATTCATGAGGAGATCCAGCAGTACCCGCTCTCTCCCGGAGACGATGTGTTGATTCTGAAGACAAAAAAGATACCCATCTTCTCAAGCAGAGGCAAAATACGAAATATTCTTGCCATCACCACCGATATAACAGGGGAAAAAGCAGGAATTAATCAGGAAATCCAGCCAGACGCAGCCAAATGA
- a CDS encoding chemotaxis protein CheW, which yields MDGYIEILEFELGKEEYALDIHLVREIVEMKPITEIPRTPPYIRGIMNLRGEITTILSLNDLLSIPDKTNGEQKIIVLVPEASQGSNVGMIVDDVHSVMHVPESDIDLSQDGLGDEVADYLRGIIRIRKEGEEEEVARLVLWLDMNRLLDSFFADAQRA from the coding sequence ATGGATGGGTATATCGAGATTCTTGAGTTTGAACTTGGCAAAGAAGAGTATGCACTTGATATCCATCTCGTCCGTGAGATCGTCGAGATGAAACCGATCACCGAGATCCCAAGGACTCCGCCCTATATCAGGGGAATCATGAACCTCCGGGGCGAGATAACCACCATACTCTCGCTAAACGATCTCTTATCAATCCCTGACAAGACTAATGGTGAGCAAAAGATAATCGTCCTTGTTCCTGAAGCATCGCAGGGATCAAACGTCGGGATGATTGTTGACGATGTCCATTCAGTGATGCATGTTCCAGAATCAGATATCGATCTCTCCCAAGACGGGCTGGGTGACGAGGTTGCCGATTATCTCCGTGGTATCATCCGTATCCGAAAAGAAGGCGAAGAGGAAGAGGTTGCCCGTCTTGTCCTCTGGCTTGATATGAACCGGCTTCTCGATAGCTTTTTTGCTGATGCCCAGCGGGCTTAG
- a CDS encoding acetate--CoA ligase family protein, translating to MRQIPKEAMSITHTSGRGAYRLLGEYGIRVPKTRFAADEEEAVAIAEEIGYPVVLKIESPDILHKSDVSGVIPGIQNEAEIRGEYRDLISRVREMKPEASIAGVAIEEEAAPGLEILIGGRTDPAFGKTITVGLGGTLVELIRDTAIRILPVDEPEIRSMVREIRGYQLIKGFRNEPPRDEEALVQAISAIARLFLDHPGFSEFDINPLILYEDGLIAVDARFIAGAEDKPGKQEHRPLDSGILKPQSIAVVGASPDPQKIGYTITRNLLSFPGALYPVNPKHTGILGRKAWPRIPEIQDDVDMAVIAVPAGVVPDIIRDCVEKKVRTAVVISFGFRESGEEGKQLEEEIVSIARSGGVRIVGPNSLGVMVPPHGINSTFSQSAAQAGPVGFISQSGALITTIIDWSAEEEIGFSAVISVGNQADIGFVDYIDLLAEDEETKVIVLYIEEIREGRRFFDTVMRVAEKKPVVAIKSGQSRIGQIAAASHTGSLAGDYQTYRAAFLQAGVVPADSIRLAFQVSEILSTQSLPSGERAVVVTSAGGFAVLSSDYAERNGIRLVELPDSVRSEFDEILPPGWSGRNPMDMIGDSTAGRFAKVFDVLLKNQDFWDIAIIISAPTAIADPRHVAREIIRFSEHTDRMVLAGFPGGQSVRPGMQLLRRGGVPAFSEVEDLFRSIGEVLAATRKRRRANG from the coding sequence ATGCGACAGATCCCAAAAGAAGCCATGAGCATAACGCATACATCAGGGAGGGGTGCATACCGGCTTCTCGGGGAGTATGGGATCCGGGTGCCAAAGACCCGTTTTGCAGCAGACGAGGAGGAAGCTGTAGCCATTGCCGAAGAGATAGGCTACCCGGTTGTCCTGAAGATCGAATCCCCGGATATCCTCCATAAAAGCGATGTATCCGGGGTCATCCCTGGGATACAGAATGAGGCTGAGATCAGAGGTGAGTATCGGGATCTCATCTCCCGGGTCCGGGAAATGAAGCCAGAGGCATCAATTGCCGGTGTTGCAATTGAAGAAGAAGCGGCGCCTGGTCTTGAGATCCTCATCGGAGGAAGAACTGATCCTGCGTTTGGAAAGACGATCACCGTAGGCCTTGGCGGAACGCTTGTTGAGCTGATCAGGGATACCGCCATCAGGATTCTGCCGGTTGACGAACCAGAGATCCGATCGATGGTACGGGAGATTCGTGGATACCAGCTGATCAAAGGATTCCGTAATGAACCCCCACGGGACGAGGAGGCGCTTGTCCAGGCCATCAGTGCCATAGCCCGGCTCTTTTTGGATCACCCCGGCTTCTCCGAGTTTGATATCAACCCGCTGATCCTCTATGAGGATGGATTAATCGCTGTCGATGCCCGTTTCATCGCCGGAGCAGAGGATAAACCCGGCAAACAGGAGCACAGGCCACTTGATAGCGGGATCCTGAAACCTCAGTCGATTGCGGTTGTGGGTGCAAGTCCTGATCCACAGAAGATCGGCTATACCATAACAAGAAATCTCCTCTCCTTTCCAGGAGCGCTCTACCCGGTGAACCCAAAACATACCGGGATCCTCGGACGGAAAGCCTGGCCACGGATACCTGAGATCCAGGATGATGTCGATATGGCCGTGATTGCTGTGCCTGCTGGTGTTGTTCCTGACATTATCCGCGACTGTGTCGAGAAGAAGGTCAGGACAGCCGTTGTGATATCGTTTGGGTTCCGTGAGTCAGGAGAAGAGGGCAAGCAGCTTGAGGAGGAGATCGTCTCGATTGCTCGATCGGGCGGCGTCAGGATCGTTGGCCCAAACAGCCTCGGCGTCATGGTGCCCCCTCATGGTATCAACTCCACCTTCAGCCAGAGTGCAGCACAGGCAGGTCCTGTTGGGTTTATCTCCCAGAGCGGGGCTTTGATCACCACCATCATCGACTGGAGTGCTGAAGAGGAGATCGGGTTCTCTGCTGTGATCAGTGTCGGAAACCAGGCCGATATCGGGTTTGTCGATTATATCGATCTCCTGGCTGAAGATGAGGAGACAAAGGTGATAGTCCTCTATATTGAAGAGATCCGGGAGGGCCGGAGATTCTTTGATACGGTCATGCGGGTTGCAGAGAAGAAGCCGGTTGTCGCGATCAAATCCGGGCAGTCCAGAATCGGGCAGATTGCTGCTGCATCACATACCGGATCGCTTGCCGGCGATTACCAGACCTATAGGGCAGCGTTTCTGCAGGCAGGTGTTGTCCCGGCAGATTCGATCCGGCTGGCATTCCAGGTAAGTGAGATCCTCTCAACCCAGAGTCTGCCGTCCGGAGAGAGGGCAGTTGTGGTGACGAGTGCCGGGGGGTTTGCTGTTCTCTCATCAGACTATGCCGAGCGGAATGGAATCAGGCTCGTCGAACTCCCCGACTCCGTGAGATCAGAGTTTGATGAGATACTCCCGCCGGGATGGAGCGGACGAAACCCGATGGATATGATCGGTGATTCCACTGCAGGGAGATTTGCAAAAGTCTTTGATGTCCTTTTGAAAAACCAGGATTTCTGGGATATTGCAATCATCATCTCGGCACCGACTGCAATTGCCGATCCAAGGCATGTCGCACGTGAGATCATCCGCTTCTCAGAGCATACAGACAGGATGGTTCTTGCCGGGTTTCCGGGAGGCCAGTCGGTGCGGCCGGGGATGCAATTGCTCAGGAGAGGCGGTGTCCCGGCCTTTTCAGAGGTTGAAGACCTCTTCAGGTCAATCGGCGAGGTGCTTGCTGCAACCAGGAAGAGGCGCAGGGCTAATGGGTGA
- a CDS encoding YgiQ family radical SAM protein, whose amino-acid sequence MSADQSSAQGREPGFLPVSEREMEKLGIDAIDIIIVSGDAYVDHPSFAPAILGRNLWSAGYTVGIIPQPDWQRDDAFLALGLPRLFFAIAPGNVDSMVNAYTPNRKRRSRDVYSPGGVLKRPDRAGIVYANRIRSAAPGCGIVIGGIEASLRRFAHYDYWSDSVRQSIAADAPVDLLVYGMGEQTLASIASRVRKGSALQAIRDIRGTCWKMPVAEFRSFTTEDMVLLPSYTDVREDRRRYAEAYAAYAREQDPFRGRAVAQPHPKTVIIQNPPAYPPSPDELDAIYNHPFTRSAHPSYKEKIPALEPVRYSIVTHRGCFGNCSFCAISHHQGRIITSRSESSILLEVERISRAKGFRGTIQDIGGPSANMYGLSCPAWREEGTCPDRDCKPDCPSLSTDHGALTRLLGHIREMPGVKHSFCGSGIRFDLALADRSGYLEELLGYHVSGQLKVAPEHITGDLLRLMNKPDNASFEAFRERFQQLQPGQKRRQYLIPYWVSSHPGCTISAMIDLARYIQKTGLAPEQVQDFTPTPMTRSTAMYHSGIDPITGKSVHVPRDHERRIQRAFLRHRDPGNHELVREGLRLAGREDLIGDGADALVPPAKKETALSGKREKRDHVPGTHRGGAARRSRHHGRSRF is encoded by the coding sequence ATGAGCGCAGACCAGTCTTCAGCCCAGGGGAGAGAGCCAGGGTTCCTTCCGGTTTCTGAGAGAGAGATGGAGAAGCTTGGGATTGATGCTATTGATATCATCATCGTCTCAGGCGATGCTTACGTTGATCACCCCTCGTTTGCCCCTGCCATACTCGGGCGGAACCTCTGGTCTGCAGGCTATACCGTCGGGATAATTCCCCAGCCCGACTGGCAGCGTGATGACGCGTTCCTTGCGCTTGGATTGCCCCGCCTCTTCTTTGCTATCGCCCCGGGAAATGTCGATTCGATGGTGAATGCCTATACTCCGAACAGGAAGCGGCGGAGCCGTGACGTCTATTCACCCGGCGGTGTCCTGAAGAGGCCTGATCGTGCCGGGATCGTCTATGCAAACCGGATCCGTTCTGCCGCACCCGGCTGCGGGATTGTGATCGGGGGGATCGAGGCAAGTCTCCGGCGGTTTGCCCATTATGACTACTGGTCAGACTCGGTCCGCCAGTCGATAGCAGCAGATGCGCCTGTGGATCTGCTCGTCTACGGGATGGGCGAACAGACGCTCGCTTCAATTGCGAGCCGCGTGAGAAAGGGATCTGCACTCCAGGCAATCCGGGATATCCGGGGAACCTGCTGGAAGATGCCGGTGGCTGAATTTCGATCTTTTACTACCGAAGATATGGTTCTCCTGCCATCCTATACAGACGTCAGGGAAGACAGACGACGATATGCAGAGGCATATGCCGCATATGCACGCGAGCAGGATCCCTTCAGGGGCCGGGCCGTGGCGCAGCCGCATCCAAAGACGGTTATCATCCAGAACCCGCCGGCATACCCCCCTTCCCCGGATGAACTGGATGCCATCTATAACCACCCCTTCACGAGATCCGCCCACCCATCGTATAAGGAGAAGATCCCGGCACTTGAACCGGTGCGGTACTCTATCGTCACCCATCGCGGCTGCTTTGGGAACTGCTCGTTCTGTGCCATCTCCCACCACCAGGGAAGAATAATCACAAGCCGGAGCGAGAGCTCAATTCTTTTGGAAGTTGAGCGGATCAGCAGGGCAAAGGGGTTCCGGGGTACGATCCAGGATATCGGCGGGCCTTCGGCAAACATGTACGGGCTCTCCTGCCCGGCATGGAGAGAGGAAGGAACCTGTCCGGACAGGGACTGTAAACCCGACTGCCCCTCTCTCTCAACCGATCATGGTGCACTTACGAGGCTCCTTGGGCATATCCGGGAGATGCCTGGAGTAAAGCACAGCTTCTGCGGATCCGGGATCAGGTTTGACCTTGCCCTGGCTGATAGATCAGGCTACCTCGAGGAGCTCCTTGGATACCATGTCTCAGGCCAGCTGAAGGTCGCTCCGGAGCATATCACAGGCGATCTCCTCAGGCTGATGAATAAGCCGGATAATGCTTCATTTGAAGCATTCAGAGAACGTTTTCAGCAGCTTCAGCCCGGGCAGAAGAGGAGGCAGTACCTGATCCCCTACTGGGTCTCATCCCACCCGGGATGCACCATCAGCGCTATGATCGATCTTGCCAGGTATATCCAGAAGACCGGCCTTGCACCCGAGCAGGTTCAGGATTTCACCCCTACCCCGATGACGAGATCAACTGCGATGTACCATTCGGGGATTGACCCGATCACCGGGAAGAGCGTGCATGTTCCCCGGGATCACGAGCGCCGGATACAGCGGGCATTCCTCAGGCATAGGGATCCAGGGAACCACGAACTCGTCCGTGAAGGGTTACGTCTCGCGGGCCGGGAAGACCTGATCGGCGATGGCGCAGATGCACTTGTCCCACCTGCCAAAAAAGAAACAGCATTATCCGGGAAGCGGGAAAAGAGAGATCATGTACCGGGTACTCATCGCGGTGGTGCTGCTCGCAGGTCTCGCCACCACGGGCGCAGCCGCTTCTGA